Below is a genomic region from Oscarella lobularis chromosome 14, ooOscLobu1.1, whole genome shotgun sequence.
GTCTCCCATCGCTTCGATAGCACTCGCTCCCGGCCCAATGAAAACGACCCCAGCTTTACTCAACTTATCAGCAAAGAGAGTATTTTCCGATAGAAATCCGTATCCGGGATGAACctgaagagagagagagagagagagagagtggaCCACGCCCCCAAATATGAGACACAACTCTTTACAGCTTGAGCTCCTGTTGATTGCACCGCCTCCAATATTGCGTCCATGTTTAGATAGCTTTCGGCTGATGGTGCCGGTCCAATGCAGACTCGTTCGTCAGCCATTCGACTGTGTAACTGAATGCGGGGGTGGGGAACATTACAAGGAGTCCATTACATGTATCTTCGTTTTTTGCACGTACTGcgtctccgtcgacgtcgctgtgAACTGCTACGGTCTTGATTCCCATTCTTTTGCATGTTTTCATTACCTGAGCGCGAtatttcgcttcgttttgactttcgctcgttttttttacCCTGCACGCGATTTCGCCTCTGTTTGCGACGAGAATCTTCTCGAATGGCTAGAAGAGCAAACTCTACGTGCTTTTCTATGTCTCTCGACGACTACCCTGTCGGGATTCGTGCTTTTTGATCGTCGCCATAGTCGAAAGGGCGTCTGCAAGAAAGTCAAAGGCTGGAgtacaaatcgacgtcgttatCACTTCTCTCTCGACCACGAGCAGCAATCGCGGTCGCCTAAGAGCCGCTACGACGCCGAATAACGCCATTCTCGTCGCGAGGAGTAGAGTCCGGATAAGGAGACACGTGATCTGATTCAACTATTTTAATCGGTTTAATCGTATCGTCGTTTTGCACACTGTGATATAGTCCGTTTGTGAGAATGCGTTCTGCTACTCAGTCTTCGTTCGTTTTGGCGAGTAGAGCTATCTCATAGTTGCTTTCCGATGCCTTGCGAAAAATTATGAATTTCTTACAGCTGTTTGAGGTAGAAGGGTATTCCAATAATGTTTGCAGTTGAGTGCCCTTTTGCAAATAGCCAACATATTGGGCACTAATCGTTCTTTTGTCACTTTTATAACAGCACACACCGTCTCTAACTTCTGTACAGTTTGCTTCCTTTTGAGATGGCGAGTCCATGGTCTCGGTTAgtacttttttcttcttacgtTCATAAATACTAAGCACAGCGGGAGCTGATCGTTGAGCGTAGTATTTGATCTGACAGCCAATATGGTAAAGGCCACTATGACGAATTTCAACCACGTCGTGACTGTTGTTTAttgtgagaaaaaaatctggAAACTCATAGCTGAAGGAAAAATCCCAATTGATGACTCCTAGAAACATTTCCATGATTTCAGAGAAGCAAATcaagtttaattaaagtgtTTCTCAAACCCGGACTAATGAGTAGGTCATCGGTTTGGGAAGACATCAAGTTCAACCGCACGTACATTAGAttttctgtacaaattcaaaataataaCTAACTGAACTATACTTAAATGATACAGTTCAGCTTACGGCTACAGTTGCATTTCCCCGGTGGTCCAATGGCTCCTGATGGTCCAACGGCTCCTGATGGTCCAATAGCTCCTTTATCTCCCTTTTTTCCTGCAAACGTTTTTTAATGATCAGCTCAAATGTTTTGTATTCGAATGCTGCCTTTCTTGCCAGAGTGTCCTTTTCTCCCTGGTTGGCCTCTCCCCCCCTGGGGCCCTACCGGCCCAGGTTGTCCTGGCTGTCCCGCTTGCCCTGGCACACCCTGAATGCCAGTGTCTCCTTTGGTTCCTGAAAACAAATTCGTTTAAATAAAACTGCATGCGTGTAACCGAGCCGAGTTTTTCATCTCAAAACAGAACTATTTGCCTCCTCACCATTCTCTCCCTTCTCGCCAGGGAATCCTGCAACTCAATATATTGAGTTTATAGACTAACTTTGACGCGCTGATATATATGTACCGGGTGGTCCGGGTTTGCCATCTTCTCCTACGCAACAGAATAGTTTGCTCCTTACATGATCGTATATCGACTCTTACCAGGGTCTCCAGTGACACCTCTCCGGCCTATACAACACAAAGGAAGGATTTGTCAACAAGCACCAAAAGAATGCGCGTTCGTTTGTGGGTGGGACGTAATTGATTTTGTGAATGGGAGAGGCTTAGTTCTGTTCCGATTGCACAGTGCTAGTATACGTACTGACAAGCCTTACCCGCTTTGCCCGGTGGACACAGACAGGGCTGAGACGCCTCCGCCGCTCGCTTTACCTGCAAAAGCAGCGTGCAAATGCCCCAGGCGCAGATCGATTGAACAGCACGTACCTTGAGGCGATGTTCTTGAGGCGCCAAATCGCCCTTGTATTTGTCCCACGGTGAATTGCTTGATCcgcttttctcctttgtcttGCTGAGGGGAAGTTCTTTAGCTTGCAACGGCGCTGTTTGACCGTCGCCGTCCCCGCCGCCGTTCAATACTACTTCCTTTAGCTTCTCAATTTCACGGCCCCTTTGCCAGTCGCGATAGAAGAGAACGCAGATAGCGCAAACGACTGCAAGATGATAGACAATCGAGCCGACGCGTTCGATTGGCACTCGAGCTTTTTTGACGTCCTGCGACATCGCGAGGTGACGACCAAATGTTGACAGTCGATCGATAAGCGGTCCCTTATATCTTGCTTCCTAGAGAGAAACGGCGCACGCAGAACGTGGGCTCGGATGAATTTATGTAATGATAATATTAGTGCAGGTGCCCACCGGCCGCAGCGGGAGTTCTCaaatgacggcgacgaacgcaaGTCCATAATATTCGACAGGACACCCCCCAACCGTGCGGAGTCCGATATCGTCTTACTCGCGTCTCCTCCTACGTCATTGCCCCCGGTTGTCATTGACACGCCCTCGTCGATCATTGGTTAATTTTTTGACTAGCCACGCCGCCGTTTAGTCTAACAGGGCATGCGCGAGCGGGACTTCTATAAACCACGCTTTCGTTTGGTTGAAAGCATTTGGTAAGCGATAGTAAGCGAGGACTCGACTTGGGAGGATTTGAGTCGACTTTCGTCATCAGAAATCAAGAAAAGGTACGTTTGTAAGAGGCCGGCTCTCTGGTGAGAGTTCTAAGGCAAACTGACGCGAAGCAAACATTTGAAACGAGGCTGCATGGGTCGTCACGGCGACCATCAACCTCGCAAATGTTGTACTTCGAGTAAGTAGACCGGAGCTTAGAATGATCACAGCCTAGTGGGGAGAATAGAATAGAGAGAGTGAGTGTGAGCGAATGAATGTCTATTGAAACCAAAAAGGCGTACTTTTCATTCCAAAGCTCATTTCAGTTTCTTAATTATTGAGTAAACTTTCAACATACGCACGTCGTGAGGGAACAATTTCACATTCACTATCAGTATGGTAATACCAGTCATTTCTTTATATGCAACATGAAACTAGAAGTCCCGTAGCCATACCAGGGAGTAGCATGCCTTTACTTAATTACAGCCCCGTCCCTTTTGAGATTAGCGAAACGAGGGAGAATGCGGACTGCACGTACACACAGTCTACTGACTAAAAACGGACTCGAGCGCTTACTTTGGCGTGGGAACGTGGTCGATGATCCTGTACAATCCCATGTGGCTATGCTTTTGCTCGACCGTTGATCCCCCAATTGTATACATGCAAAGAGTCTCGTTGCTTTTCCTGATCGCGATTATTCGTCCAGCATAGACAGATACATCAGTTTTTGAGGTAATCATGGCCTTTTCTACTTCTGTAGAAGAGCCTTTAGAGCATTTGTCATCTGAAGCCTCGTGATAAAGTGTAAACCCAATTTCAGAATTTGACCCATCAACGTCAAAGTAGAGTTCGACGTAGACAAAATAGATCCCTGCCTCTTCAACTTCTATATTATTGCCGACGTTGTTGTCTTTTATATGTGCGCAATcagaaaaatgatttttcttaTCAGCCTCCCAATCGATAAGTTCCTCTAAAAGAGCACTAAAAGATGATAAACGAGTGGAAACGGAAGCGAAGTGACCTTGGTTGTAATTTGGGTCACCACCGAGAGTAAAAAGCGAAATACAGGTCGTAGTGTTTACTGTGTAGCCGCTAcccttttctccctttcTCCCCTTTTCGCCAGGTAAACCTATTAGGCAAAATAAATGACAAACAACGTCAGACTCAAAAACCCATACCCACTAATAACCAATTAAGATTAGCTTATTAGTATTAGCGTATTTAGCGCGATTAGATTTTAGAAATTATTAGTATGCAATATTAGCAATATTTCAGACCATTAAAGCCGTTGAGTCCGCGATCTCCCTTTTGGCCTTTTTGGCCTTGGTTGCCCTTTTTGCCCCGATCTCCCCGTTCTCCCTTCATCAAGTGTCCCATTTCATAACCTATACCTGCTAAGCCTATGGCACCT
It encodes:
- the LOC136195660 gene encoding uncharacterized protein isoform X2 → MSQDVKKARVPIERVGSIVYHLAVVCAICVLFYRDWQRGREIEKLKEVVLNGGGDGDGQTAPLQAKELPLSKTKEKSGSSNSPWDKYKGDLAPQEHRLKVKRAAEASQPCLCPPGKAGRRGVTGDPGEDGKPGPPGFPGEKGENGTKGDTGIQGVPGQAGQPGQPGPVGPQGGRGQPGRKGHSGKKGDKGAIGPSGAVGPSGAIGPPGKCNCSQNLMYVRLNLMSSQTDDLLISPGVINWDFSFSYEFPDFFLTINNSHDVVEIRHSGLYHIGCQIKYYAQRSAPAVLSIYERKKKKVLTETMDSPSQKEANCTEVRDGVCCYKSDKRTISAQYVGYLQKGTQLQTLLEYPSTSNSCKKFIIFRKASESNYEIALLAKTNED
- the LOC136195660 gene encoding uncharacterized protein isoform X1 — protein: MSQDVKKARVPIERVGSIVYHLAVVCAICVLFYRDWQRGREIEKLKEVVLNGGGDGDGQTAPLQAKELPLSKTKEKSGSSNSPWDKYKGDLAPQEHRLKVKRAAEASQPCLCPPGKAGRRGVTGDPGEDGKPGPPGFPGEKGENGTKGDTGIQGVPGQAGQPGQPGPVGPQGGRGQPGRKGHSGKKGKKGDKGAIGPSGAVGPSGAIGPPGKCNCSQNLMYVRLNLMSSQTDDLLISPGVINWDFSFSYEFPDFFLTINNSHDVVEIRHSGLYHIGCQIKYYAQRSAPAVLSIYERKKKKVLTETMDSPSQKEANCTEVRDGVCCYKSDKRTISAQYVGYLQKGTQLQTLLEYPSTSNSCKKFIIFRKASESNYEIALLAKTNED
- the LOC136195660 gene encoding uncharacterized protein isoform X3; this encodes MSQDVKKARVPIERVGSIVYHLAVVCAICVLFYRDWQRGREIEKLKEVVLNGGGDGDGQTAPLQAKELPLSKTKEKSGSSNSPWDKYKGDLAPQEHRLKVKRAAEASQPCLCPPGKAGTKGDTGIQGVPGQAGQPGQPGPVGPQGGRGQPGRKGHSGKKGKKGDKGAIGPSGAVGPSGAIGPPGKCNCSQNLMYVRLNLMSSQTDDLLISPGVINWDFSFSYEFPDFFLTINNSHDVVEIRHSGLYHIGCQIKYYAQRSAPAVLSIYERKKKKVLTETMDSPSQKEANCTEVRDGVCCYKSDKRTISAQYVGYLQKGTQLQTLLEYPSTSNSCKKFIIFRKASESNYEIALLAKTNED
- the LOC136195659 gene encoding uncharacterized protein isoform X2 gives rise to the protein MSIEAVAKIASWAIILLLVLSQFWLIRRVDDLERALKSKIDRCCLRQSPSNQVVRRTGANSMRPIASNDPNTHSKTVSKSTKAENTEAFNLELSSNAPDDDENDVGDRDQRLGDLETSSRSSLPLQTTVQAAEGRHRSMRKRDTAAASSKSGRRGQKGQKGDKGDRGVQGVFGDRGARGAIGLAGIGYEMGHLMKGERGDRGKKGNQGQKGQKGDRGLNGFNGLPGEKGRKGEKGSGYTVNTTTCISLFTLGGDPNYNQEELIDWEADKKNHFSDCAHIKDNNVGNNIEVEEAGIYFVYVELYFDVDGSNSEIGFTLYHEASDDKCSKGSSTEVEKAMITSKTDVSVYAGRIIAIRKSNETLCMYTIGGSTVEQKHSHMGLYRIIDHVPTPNECEIVPSRRAYVESLLNN
- the LOC136195659 gene encoding uncharacterized protein isoform X3 — its product is MSIEAVAKIASWAIILLLVLSQFWLIRRVDDLERALKSKIDRCCLRQSPSNQVVRRTGANSMRPIASNDPNTHSKTVSKSTKAENTEAFNLELSSNAPDDDENDVGDRDQRLGDLETSSRSSLPLQTTVQAAEGRHRSMRKRDTAAASSKSGRRGQKGQKGDKGDRGVQGLKGVFGDRGARGAIGLAGLPGEKGRKGEKGSGYTVNTTTCISLFTLGGDPNYNQEELIDWEADKKNHFSDCAHIKDNNVGNNIEVEEAGIYFVYVELYFDVDGSNSEIGFTLYHEASDDKCSKGSSTEVEKAMITSKTDVSVYAGRIIAIRKSNETLCMYTIGGSTVEQKHSHMGLYRIIDHVPTPNECEIVPSRRAYVESLLNN
- the LOC136195659 gene encoding macrophage receptor MARCO-like isoform X4, with amino-acid sequence MSIEAVAKIASWAIILLLVLSQFWLIRRVDDLERALKSKIDRCCLRQSPSNQVVRRTGANSMRPIASNDPNTHSKTVSKSTKAENTEAFNLELSSNAPDDDENDVGDRDQRLGDLETSSRSSLPLQTTVQAAEGRHRSMRKRDTAAASSKSGRRGQKGQKGDKGDRGVQGVFGDRGARGAIGLAGLPGEKGRKGEKGSGYTVNTTTCISLFTLGGDPNYNQEELIDWEADKKNHFSDCAHIKDNNVGNNIEVEEAGIYFVYVELYFDVDGSNSEIGFTLYHEASDDKCSKGSSTEVEKAMITSKTDVSVYAGRIIAIRKSNETLCMYTIGGSTVEQKHSHMGLYRIIDHVPTPNECEIVPSRRAYVESLLNN
- the LOC136195659 gene encoding uncharacterized protein isoform X1, whose amino-acid sequence is MSIEAVAKIASWAIILLLVLSQFWLIRRVDDLERALKSKIDRCCLRQSPSNQVVRRTGANSMRPIASNDPNTHSKTVSKSTKAENTEAFNLELSSNAPDDDENDVGDRDQRLGDLETSSRSSLPLQTTVQAAEGRHRSMRKRDTAAASSKSGRRGQKGQKGDKGDRGVQGLKGVFGDRGARGAIGLAGIGYEMGHLMKGERGDRGKKGNQGQKGQKGDRGLNGFNGLPGEKGRKGEKGSGYTVNTTTCISLFTLGGDPNYNQEELIDWEADKKNHFSDCAHIKDNNVGNNIEVEEAGIYFVYVELYFDVDGSNSEIGFTLYHEASDDKCSKGSSTEVEKAMITSKTDVSVYAGRIIAIRKSNETLCMYTIGGSTVEQKHSHMGLYRIIDHVPTPNECEIVPSRRAYVESLLNN